Below is a genomic region from Staphylococcus carnosus.
TTGACAAAGAGAATAAAATTTATTTTAATACCATACATATTCTTTGCTTTATTTATAATATTTGAAATTTACTTTGATCCTGCCAAGCATCATACACTTTGGTATCTTGTTTTAAATATTCTTATTGAAGGGAAATTTTTCGGCTGGTTTGTATTAGTAATTTTCCAGTTTTTTATTCTACATATAATTTTTCATAAAGCACTAGATAAAATGAAGCCTTTAATACCAATAGTTGTTTCATTTGCTATTAGTTTTGCGCATGCAATTTTAATGTATTACAGTACAAACTATCTTAATTGGTGGTCAGAACATTATATTCTTTATAATCGGACTATTATATTGAATTGGTTATTCTATTTTGTATTGGGCTTCTATATAGGAAAATATTATGACGCTGTAATGAAGTTTGTGCATCAAAAAATATATTGGTTTTTATTATTGCTCGTAGTGAGTGCTGGAATTATTGCTATAAATATTTTTAAGTTTGATGTACATCTTAATGAGTCTAATCGTTTTGATTTATTCATTTTTTCAGGAGTGTTCTTTGTATTAATTATTAGCTTATCCAAAGTATTATGTCATGTGCATTTAACATTTATTTATTTGATTAGTGAGATTTCTTTTTTCGTTTATTTATCTCATCAAATTATTGTGGAACATATTTCAAGAGGTCTGTCATCTTTTGTTAGATACCCTTTTATGTTTTTAACACTGACAACAATTTTTACTATAGGATTTTGTATAGGACTTGCTATAGTACTTTCATTTATTCCATATGCAAGAATTATTGTCGGTAGAAACACTTTATATCCGATGGTACTAAA
It encodes:
- a CDS encoding acyltransferase family protein, whose amino-acid sequence is MQKKTELTYARSIFCIIIVIVHVMNGFINDIHAGEVQRQLIKYLQILLLSATPCFIMLSETLLGMRYSKHLPKNFLTKRIKFILIPYIFFALFIIFEIYFDPAKHHTLWYLVLNILIEGKFFGWFVLVIFQFFILHIIFHKALDKMKPLIPIVVSFAISFAHAILMYYSTNYLNWWSEHYILYNRTIILNWLFYFVLGFYIGKYYDAVMKFVHQKIYWFLLLLVVSAGIIAINIFKFDVHLNESNRFDLFIFSGVFFVLIISLSKVLCHVHLTFIYLISEISFFVYLSHQIIVEHISRGLSSFVRYPFMFLTLTTIFTIGFCIGLAIVLSFIPYARIIVGRNTLYPMVLNNYSLKQEIKES